In the Pseudomonadota bacterium genome, one interval contains:
- the rpsH gene encoding 30S ribosomal protein S8: protein MSMTDPLGDMLTRIRNGQRARKDVISSPASKLRRNVLEVLKREGFIRGYKEQKSDPGFPELRIELKYHEGDPVIRQISRVSTPGRRVYSGIKDLSRVYNGLGIAILSTPRGVLSDNEAREQNVGGEVLCQVF from the coding sequence ATGTCCATGACCGATCCCCTCGGCGACATGCTGACCCGCATCCGCAACGGCCAGCGCGCCCGCAAGGACGTCATCTCCAGCCCGGCCTCCAAGCTGCGCCGCAACGTGCTGGAGGTGCTGAAGCGCGAGGGCTTCATCCGCGGCTACAAGGAACAGAAGTCGGACCCCGGCTTCCCCGAACTGCGCATCGAGCTGAAGTACCACGAAGGCGATCCGGTGATCCGCCAGATCAGCCGTGTCTCGACCCCGGGCCGCCGCGTCTACTCCGGCATCAAGGACCTGTCGCGGGTCTACAACGGCCTCGGCATCGCCATCCTGTCGACGCCCCGCGGCGTGCTCTCGGACAACGAGGCCCGCGAGCAGAACGTCGGCGGCGAAGTGCTGTGCCAGGTGTTCTGA